The region TGTAAGAATCGAGCAAGGGTGTTGCGGGCATCTAGGTAGGAGAGGCAACACACCTTGTTTCATCGCCATGGATAGGGTAGTGACACCATGAAGCTTAGTAACGTGGAAAGTAACTCGTCTTCAAGGATCTCATCCTCTAACCGGTGACACATCTAATAAGATATATATAATGTCTAGGTAAATAATGTACATATATTTGCATAACTTTTTCCCAAAACGTGTACATATTAATGAAAAAAACAATGTTCAAACTTACATCAATTTTCCTGGCCTCCTTAAGTTGGAATAAAACCTCTACAATAGAAGGTCGTTTTTCCCGAGTTTTTTGCAAGCATTGGTAAGCAATACCTGAAAAGTTGAGCAACGTATTTGGATTGATATCTTTTCTTATTCTGTGATCGATAATTTTTTCTAGGTCTCCGTTTTTGTAGCAAGTTCGGGCCAAATGATGGAGGAATCGTCGCTCATCATTGTAATTGAAATCACACGCCAGCCTACCACACAAAACTTCGAATAAAACCACACCGAATGAATAAACATCCGATTCTTTTGTTAGAAATCCTGTTTTTTCATACTGTGGGTCACAATAACCATGTGTGCCAGCGAGGTTGGTGATCACAAAGGTGTTCTTTTGATTTGCTAGACCTATCCTGGACAACCCAAAATCAGCAAGTTTTGCATTCCAATTCTCATCTAACAAAACATTCGCACTTTTTATATCACGGTGTATTATTCTATGTTTTTCTGCAACGTGATTATGAAGATAGTCCAATGCGGAAGCAACACCAATGCATATTTTGAGGAGTTGTGGCCATGATGGTCCACCTGACTTAGCAGTGTCACGTAAATATTTGTCGAGGCTACC is a window of Lactuca sativa cultivar Salinas chromosome 1, Lsat_Salinas_v11, whole genome shotgun sequence DNA encoding:
- the LOC111880161 gene encoding receptor-like protein kinase HERK 1 codes for the protein MSSNRRLVRCPGCQKVLRESPDVPVYKCGGCGAVLQAKKRINNTFDTEVKQINDLKIPFHVIKKSTLDFNERRFIGKGGYGRVYWGLLSWAGHVNELVAVKRLDVTGFQGNKEFHTEVTMLSQYQHKNIVRLIGFCDENKEMILVYEYESNGSLDKYLRDTAKSGGPSWPQLLKICIGVASALDYLHNHVAEKHRIIHRDIKSANVLLDENWNAKLADFGLSRIGLANQKNTFVITNLAGTHGYCDPQYEKTGFLTKESDVYSFGVVLFEVLCGRLACDFNYNDERRFLHHLARTCYKNGDLEKIIDHRIRKDINPNTLLNFSGIAYQCLQKTREKRPSIVEVLFQLKEARKIDMCHRLEDEILEDELLSTLLSFMVSLPYPWR